A genomic stretch from Buchnera aphidicola BCc includes:
- the zapB gene encoding cell division protein ZapB: protein MVLKAFSDLEKKVKESVNYIKLLKSEINDLKLKNRKLKNKLQTVSSLKENIEKKNIMIQEERIKWKNKLKSLLKKINNLN from the coding sequence ATGGTTTTAAAAGCATTTTCTGATTTAGAAAAAAAAGTAAAAGAATCAGTAAATTATATTAAATTACTAAAATCAGAAATAAATGATTTAAAATTAAAAAATAGAAAATTAAAAAATAAATTACAAACAGTTAGCTCTTTAAAAGAAAATATAGAAAAAAAAAATATTATGATTCAAGAAGAAAGAATAAAATGGAAAAATAAATTAAAATCTTTATTAAAAAAAATTAATAATCTAAATTAG
- a CDS encoding ferredoxin--NADP reductase, whose translation MNPWLEIKLIAIKKWKNNLFSLIVQAPINKFIAGQFTKLSYIKKNKKRIQRAYSFVNSPNSKNLEFYILLIKNGLLTPKLYDIKNNKIFISKNSFGFFTISELPKKENLWMIATGTAIGPYCSILKYENILKKFKKIILIHAVKYSIDLNYLNLFKKIKKKYKKNIKIKIILSQEKRKDYLFGRIPNLIASGELEKSVKEPLNSKNSHVMLCGNPNMIKDTQKILLQYKKMKKHFRRNPGHITSENYW comes from the coding sequence ATGAATCCATGGTTAGAAATAAAATTAATTGCTATAAAAAAATGGAAAAACAATTTATTTTCATTAATTGTACAAGCACCTATTAATAAATTTATAGCCGGACAATTTACTAAACTTTCTTATATAAAAAAAAATAAAAAAAGAATACAAAGAGCGTATTCATTTGTTAATAGTCCAAATAGTAAAAATTTAGAATTCTATATCTTATTAATTAAAAATGGGTTATTAACACCAAAATTATATGATATAAAAAATAATAAAATTTTTATTTCAAAAAATTCCTTTGGTTTTTTTACTATTTCAGAATTACCTAAAAAAGAAAATTTATGGATGATTGCTACTGGTACAGCAATAGGTCCTTATTGTTCTATTTTAAAATATGAAAATATATTAAAAAAATTTAAAAAAATCATATTAATACATGCAGTTAAATATAGTATTGATTTAAATTATTTAAATTTATTTAAAAAAATAAAAAAAAAATATAAAAAAAACATAAAAATAAAAATAATATTAAGTCAAGAAAAAAGAAAAGATTATTTATTTGGTCGTATACCGAATTTAATTGCATCTGGAGAATTAGAAAAATCAGTCAAAGAACCATTAAATTCTAAAAATTCACATGTAATGTTATGCGGAAATCCTAATATGATTAAAGATACACAAAAAATATTATTACAGTATAAAAAAATGAAAAAACATTTCCGTAGAAATCCTGGACATATAACTAGTGAAAATTACTGGTAA
- the dapF gene encoding diaminopimelate epimerase → MLLRKKFIFFFKMHGLGNDFVLIYSKKYLLFSSELIKKWSNRFLGIGFDQLLLIQKKKNNKAQFYYRIFNSNGIEVEQCGNGARCVAYYLFLKKKIKEKKICVSTNNRYLFLEHIKKNIFKVDMGTPIFTPKNIPFITKTEKFFYSIIFNKKKYFFSVVTLGNPHCVIQVNNLKNFPVKKVGSYISNNILFPEGVNVGFMQIISKKKILLRVYERHVGETNACGSGACAAVAIGIRNKLLSNHVVVKLLYGKLKIFWNGILGDTLYMSGKASHVYDGYIKY, encoded by the coding sequence ATGTTATTAAGAAAAAAATTTATTTTTTTTTTTAAAATGCATGGATTAGGTAATGATTTTGTTTTAATTTATTCTAAAAAATATCTTTTATTTTCTTCAGAATTAATAAAAAAATGGTCAAATAGATTTTTAGGTATTGGTTTTGATCAATTATTATTAATTCAAAAAAAAAAGAATAATAAAGCTCAGTTTTATTATAGAATATTTAATTCAAATGGAATAGAAGTAGAACAATGTGGTAATGGAGCAAGATGTGTTGCATATTATTTGTTTTTAAAAAAAAAAATTAAAGAAAAAAAAATTTGTGTGAGTACAAATAATAGATATTTATTTTTAGAACATATTAAAAAAAATATTTTTAAAGTTGATATGGGTACGCCTATTTTTACTCCTAAAAATATTCCTTTTATAACAAAGACTGAAAAATTTTTTTATTCTATTATTTTTAATAAAAAAAAATATTTTTTTAGTGTTGTAACATTAGGTAATCCACACTGTGTTATTCAAGTTAATAATCTAAAAAATTTCCCAGTAAAAAAAGTGGGTTCTTATATTTCGAATAACATTTTATTTCCAGAAGGCGTGAATGTTGGTTTTATGCAGATTATTTCAAAAAAAAAAATTTTATTGCGTGTATATGAAAGACATGTAGGAGAAACTAATGCATGTGGAAGCGGAGCATGTGCTGCGGTTGCTATAGGTATACGAAATAAATTATTATCTAATCATGTAGTAGTTAAATTATTATATGGAAAATTAAAAATTTTTTGGAATGGAATATTAGGAGATACATTATATATGTCAGGTAAAGCTTCACATGTATATGATGGTTATATTAAGTATTAA
- the cyaY gene encoding iron donor protein CyaY, giving the protein MNNTLLFNHVFKKTLSIIDNELNRFVQYVDIDYIYQNNMINIIFENKKRIIINAQEYLNQLWMGTSKQGYHFIFKKKQWICIKTKKKFRDILKKEFLKQTNKKINFLKLKKIN; this is encoded by the coding sequence ATGAATAATACATTATTATTTAATCATGTATTTAAAAAAACATTATCTATTATAGATAATGAATTAAACAGATTTGTTCAATATGTAGATATAGATTATATATACCAAAATAATATGATTAATATCATATTTGAAAATAAAAAAAGAATTATTATTAACGCGCAAGAATATTTAAATCAATTATGGATGGGTACATCAAAACAAGGATATCATTTTATATTTAAGAAAAAACAATGGATATGTATAAAAACAAAAAAAAAATTTAGAGATATTCTTAAAAAAGAATTTTTAAAACAAACTAATAAAAAAATTAATTTTTTAAAATTAAAAAAAATAAATTAA
- the rho gene encoding transcription termination factor Rho: protein MNLTKLKNTSVSKLIILGEKIGLENLARMRKQDIIFSILKQHSKSGEDIFGDGVLEILQDGFGFLRSSDSSYLAGPDDIYVSPSQIRRFNLRTGDTISGKIRPPKEGERYFALLKVNKVNYDQPENARSKILFENLTPLHANSRLQMERGNGSKEDLTARVLDLASPIGRGQRGLIVAPPKAGKTMLLQNIAQSIAYNHPDCVLMVLLIDERPEEVTEMQRLVNGEVVASTFDEPASRHVQVAEMVIERAKRLVEHKKDVIILLDSITRLARAYNTVVPASGKVLTGGVDANALHRPKRFFGAARNVKEGGSLTIIATALIDTGSKMDEVIYEEFKGTGNMELPLSRKIAEKRVFPAIDYNRSGTRREELLTVPEELQKMWILRKIIHPMGEIDAMEFLINKLSMTKTNNEFFNMMKRSK from the coding sequence ATGAATCTTACCAAATTAAAAAATACATCTGTTTCAAAACTTATTATTTTAGGTGAAAAAATTGGTCTTGAAAATTTAGCTCGCATGCGTAAACAAGATATTATTTTTTCTATATTAAAGCAACATTCAAAAAGTGGAGAAGATATATTTGGAGATGGGGTTTTAGAAATTTTACAAGATGGATTTGGATTTTTACGATCATCTGACAGTTCATATTTAGCCGGACCTGACGATATTTACGTTTCTCCTAGTCAGATTCGTAGATTTAATTTAAGAACGGGAGATACAATTTCTGGAAAAATTAGACCTCCTAAGGAAGGAGAACGTTATTTTGCTTTATTAAAAGTAAATAAAGTAAATTATGATCAACCTGAGAATGCTCGCAGTAAAATTTTATTTGAGAATTTAACTCCTTTACATGCAAACTCTAGATTACAAATGGAAAGAGGAAATGGTTCTAAAGAAGATTTAACTGCCAGAGTTTTAGATCTAGCTTCACCTATAGGTCGTGGTCAAAGAGGACTAATTGTAGCTCCGCCTAAAGCTGGAAAAACTATGTTATTACAAAACATAGCTCAAAGTATTGCATATAATCATCCTGATTGTGTATTAATGGTTTTATTAATTGACGAACGACCAGAAGAAGTGACAGAAATGCAAAGATTAGTAAATGGTGAAGTTGTTGCATCAACTTTTGATGAACCAGCATCACGTCATGTACAAGTTGCAGAAATGGTTATTGAACGTGCTAAAAGATTAGTAGAACATAAAAAAGATGTAATTATTTTATTAGATTCTATCACTAGATTAGCACGAGCATATAATACTGTTGTTCCAGCTTCTGGGAAAGTTTTAACTGGAGGAGTAGATGCTAACGCTTTACATCGTCCTAAAAGATTTTTTGGTGCAGCGCGTAATGTTAAAGAAGGTGGTAGTTTAACAATTATAGCTACTGCTTTAATAGATACCGGTTCTAAGATGGATGAGGTTATTTATGAAGAGTTTAAAGGTACAGGTAATATGGAATTACCATTATCAAGAAAAATAGCAGAAAAGCGTGTTTTTCCTGCAATTGATTATAATCGTTCTGGTACACGAAGAGAAGAATTATTAACTGTTCCTGAAGAACTACAAAAAATGTGGATTTTACGAAAAATTATTCATCCTATGGGAGAAATTGATGCTATGGAGTTTTTAATAAATAAATTGTCCATGACAAAAACAAATAATGAATTTTTTAATATGATGAAACGTTCAAAATAA
- the trxA gene encoding thioredoxin codes for MKVTKIIELTDQNFEKKVFFSKKFFLVDFWADWCGPCKILSPILEEIAHEYYKKIFIGKINIDINKNIPIKFSIKGIPALLLFNKKKIIGTKIGLITKVELKNFLDKKIVT; via the coding sequence ATGAAGGTTACTAAAATTATTGAATTAACAGATCAAAATTTTGAAAAAAAAGTTTTTTTTTCTAAAAAATTTTTTTTGGTTGATTTTTGGGCTGATTGGTGTGGTCCATGTAAAATTTTATCACCAATATTAGAAGAGATAGCACATGAATATTACAAAAAAATTTTTATAGGAAAAATTAATATTGATATAAATAAAAATATACCTATTAAATTTTCTATTAAAGGTATTCCCGCATTATTGTTATTTAATAAAAAAAAAATTATAGGTACTAAAATAGGTTTAATTACAAAAGTAGAATTAAAAAATTTTTTAGATAAAAAAATAGTTACTTAA
- a CDS encoding UvrD-helicase domain-containing protein, which translates to MILNKIQKKAIHLINNPCLILAGAGSGKTSVIINKIIVLIKIYGYNPKKIFAITFTNKAAKEIKLRLVNQLTMKQIKEISISTFHSLGLKIIRNEYKFLGLIENFTLFDEKEQLLLLKSFISDLDKNYNIFFLKQLLYQISFWKNNLLDAKLARLKISSMLEEKCIFFYEKYEFFLKEHNILDFHDLIFLPTNLLKKNINIQLKWQKKIQYLLIDEYQDVNSSQYKLIKLLCGYNSNLTVVGDNDQSIYSWRGAETKIFYLLKNDFPNLNILKMEQNYRSSGRILHVANILISHNINFFHKKLFSKLDYGNKIYILKSMNEIHEAQQIIQYIKFHKNKYQGRYNDYAILYRSNYQVRAVETELIYQNIPYLIHSGCSFFDLLEIKDLLAYLRLVINQNDDFAFLRIINVPNRKIGLITISKLKKFAKNNKISLFVASTDNRMKLQLRKNIINTLNNFVVWILKLTLILSKKPEKILEYIIRDTKYFSWIQNFYTDSVIIKKKKKNIVFFSKWLKKMLIGNDFHIPMKLEDILIHFICGDLDYSSFNTKKKRLDKLQLMTIHSSKGLEFPVVCIIGMEEGTLPHQKSILDNNITEERRLLYVGITRAKSQLFLSFCKKKRKFGMIMHLQPSRFLFELPKREIIWIKNII; encoded by the coding sequence ATGATATTAAATAAAATTCAAAAAAAAGCTATTCATTTGATTAATAATCCATGTTTAATTTTAGCAGGTGCGGGTTCAGGAAAAACAAGCGTTATAATAAATAAAATAATAGTATTAATAAAAATTTACGGTTATAATCCTAAAAAAATTTTTGCAATTACATTTACTAATAAAGCTGCAAAAGAAATTAAATTACGATTAGTTAATCAATTAACTATGAAACAAATAAAAGAAATTTCAATATCTACTTTTCATTCATTAGGACTTAAAATTATTAGAAATGAATATAAATTTCTAGGATTAATTGAAAATTTCACATTATTTGATGAAAAAGAACAATTGCTGCTTTTAAAAAGTTTTATATCTGATTTGGATAAAAATTATAATATATTTTTTTTAAAACAGTTGTTATATCAAATTTCTTTTTGGAAAAATAATTTATTAGATGCTAAATTAGCACGTTTAAAAATTTCATCAATGTTAGAGGAAAAATGTATTTTCTTTTATGAAAAGTATGAATTTTTTTTAAAAGAACATAATATATTAGATTTTCATGATTTAATTTTTTTGCCAACAAATTTATTAAAAAAAAATATAAATATTCAATTAAAATGGCAAAAAAAAATTCAATATTTATTAATTGATGAATATCAAGATGTTAATAGTAGTCAGTATAAATTAATTAAATTATTATGTGGATATAATTCTAATTTAACCGTAGTGGGTGATAATGATCAATCTATTTATTCGTGGAGAGGTGCTGAAACAAAGATATTTTATTTATTAAAAAATGATTTTCCAAATTTGAATATTTTAAAAATGGAACAAAATTATCGTTCTTCTGGAAGAATATTACATGTAGCTAATATATTAATTTCTCATAATATAAATTTTTTTCATAAAAAATTGTTTTCAAAATTAGATTATGGTAATAAAATTTATATTTTAAAATCAATGAATGAAATACATGAAGCTCAACAAATTATACAATATATAAAATTTCATAAAAATAAATATCAAGGAAGATATAATGATTATGCTATTTTATATCGTAGTAATTATCAAGTTAGAGCAGTAGAAACAGAATTAATTTATCAAAATATTCCGTATTTAATTCATTCTGGATGTTCTTTTTTTGATTTGTTAGAAATTAAAGATTTATTAGCATATTTACGTTTAGTAATTAATCAAAATGATGATTTTGCATTTCTACGAATTATTAATGTTCCTAATAGAAAAATTGGTTTAATTACTATTTCAAAATTAAAAAAATTTGCAAAAAATAATAAAATTAGTTTATTTGTAGCTAGTACAGATAATCGTATGAAATTACAATTAAGAAAAAATATTATTAATACATTAAATAATTTTGTTGTATGGATTTTAAAATTAACTTTAATTTTGTCTAAAAAACCTGAAAAAATATTAGAATATATTATTCGTGATACAAAATATTTTTCTTGGATTCAAAATTTTTATACTGATTCAGTTATTATAAAAAAAAAAAAAAAAAATATAGTTTTTTTTTCAAAATGGTTAAAAAAAATGTTAATCGGAAATGATTTCCATATTCCTATGAAATTAGAAGATATATTAATTCATTTTATTTGTGGTGATCTCGATTATTCATCATTTAATACAAAAAAAAAAAGATTAGATAAATTGCAATTAATGACTATACATTCTTCAAAAGGATTAGAATTTCCTGTGGTATGTATTATTGGAATGGAGGAAGGTACATTACCTCATCAAAAAAGTATTCTTGATAATAATATTACTGAAGAACGTCGTTTATTATATGTAGGTATTACAAGAGCAAAAAGTCAATTATTTCTTAGTTTTTGTAAAAAAAAAAGAAAATTTGGAATGATTATGCATTTACAACCGAGTCGATTTTTATTCGAATTACCAAAACGTGAAATTATTTGGATTAAAAATATTATTTAA
- the ilvC gene encoding ketol-acid reductoisomerase, producing the protein MKNFFNKLSFREKLIELNTGFLMNSNEFLHSKKKLKNKKIVIIGCGAQGLNQGLNLRDSGFNVTYALRKKSIENKSISWKNAIREKFFVDTYENLVPSADLVINLTPDKQHSVVVKKLQKLMKKNSVLGYSHGFNIVEIGEEIRSDITVIMVAPKCPGTEVRKEFLKGFGVPTLIAVHKKNDPKKIGLDIAKAWATGLGSHKAGILKSSFIAEVKSDLMGEQTILCGMLQACSLVCFNHLIEKGYSSDFSATLLQFGWEKLAECMKEGGITLLFNRLSISSKIRAYKLSIVLKSLLRPLFCLHMDNIISGDFSKNMIADWNNSDIQLYNWRKKLKKSHFENSNLYSNRKILDHEYFEKCTLMAAMLKDLKLCINTGITSASAYYESLHELPLIANTISRKRLYEMNLVISDTAEYGSHLFSERAISILNKFLKSINSDDLGETIRDTNITNSELLYVNDMIENHHIERIGKKLRLYMTNMKRTALHDCKN; encoded by the coding sequence ATGAAAAATTTTTTTAATAAACTTTCTTTTAGAGAAAAATTAATAGAATTAAATACTGGTTTTTTAATGAATTCAAATGAATTTCTACATTCAAAAAAGAAATTAAAAAACAAAAAAATTGTTATAATAGGATGTGGAGCTCAAGGATTAAATCAAGGATTGAATTTAAGAGATTCTGGATTTAATGTTACTTATGCTTTACGAAAAAAATCAATAGAAAATAAATCTATTTCTTGGAAAAATGCTATTAGAGAAAAATTTTTTGTAGATACATATGAAAATTTAGTTCCTAGTGCAGATTTAGTAATTAATTTAACTCCTGACAAACAACATTCTGTTGTAGTAAAAAAATTACAAAAATTAATGAAAAAAAATTCTGTTTTAGGATATTCACATGGTTTTAATATTGTAGAAATAGGAGAAGAAATTCGATCTGATATTACTGTTATCATGGTAGCACCTAAATGTCCGGGTACTGAAGTTAGAAAAGAATTTTTAAAAGGTTTCGGTGTTCCAACATTAATTGCTGTACATAAAAAAAATGATCCTAAAAAAATAGGATTAGATATTGCTAAAGCCTGGGCTACAGGATTAGGATCACATAAAGCAGGAATATTAAAATCTTCTTTTATTGCGGAAGTTAAATCTGATTTAATGGGTGAACAAACTATTTTATGTGGTATGTTACAAGCTTGTTCTTTAGTTTGTTTTAATCATTTAATTGAAAAAGGATATAGTTCTGATTTTTCAGCGACTTTGTTACAGTTTGGTTGGGAAAAATTAGCTGAATGTATGAAAGAAGGTGGAATAACACTTTTATTTAATAGATTATCAATTTCATCTAAAATTCGTGCATATAAATTATCTATAGTATTAAAATCTTTATTAAGACCTTTATTTTGTTTACATATGGATAATATTATTTCTGGTGATTTTTCCAAAAATATGATAGCTGATTGGAATAATTCTGATATTCAGTTATATAACTGGAGAAAGAAATTAAAGAAATCTCATTTTGAAAATTCTAATTTATATTCTAATAGAAAAATTTTAGATCATGAATATTTTGAAAAATGTACATTAATGGCTGCTATGTTAAAAGATTTGAAACTATGTATTAATACTGGAATTACTTCTGCTTCAGCATATTATGAATCTTTACATGAACTTCCTTTAATTGCAAATACTATTTCTAGAAAAAGATTATATGAAATGAATCTTGTTATATCTGATACTGCAGAATATGGAAGTCATTTATTTTCTGAAAGAGCAATTTCAATTTTAAATAAATTTTTAAAATCTATTAATAGTGATGATTTAGGTGAAACAATTCGAGATACAAATATTACTAATTCAGAATTATTATATGTAAATGATATGATAGAAAATCATCATATTGAAAGAATTGGAAAAAAATTGCGTTTATATATGACTAATATGAAACGTACAGCATTGCATGATTGTAAAAACTAA
- the ilvD gene encoding dihydroxy-acid dehydratase, with translation MPKYRSFTTINGKNMAGARALWRATGVKDADFGKPIIAVVNSFTEFVPGHIHLRELGQLVSKEIEKSGGIAKEFNTIAIDDGIAMGHSGMLYSLPSRELIADSIEYMIQAHCVDAMVCISNCDKITPGMLLAALRLNIPSVFVSGGPMESGKILVNEKIIKIDLVDAMMHGANKNTSNKKLLNIEKSACPTCGSCSGMFTANSMNCLTEVLGLSFPGNGSLLATHIDRKNLFLKAGKIIVRNTKNYYENNDSSLLPRSIVTKENLKNAIILDISMGGSSNTVLHLLAMAYEANINFKMIDIDLLSRKVPHLCKISPSSSKYYMEDFHRAGGVFGILSELNKINLLNTSILNILRMSLEKTINKFDILKTKDKKIISFYSSGPGNKKTIYPFSQSFRWKKLDKDRISGCIRSKKYAYSKDGGLAVLTGNLAKNGSIIKTAAITNQSSKIFSGPAKVYESQEDAVYAILNNYIKSGDIIVIRYEGPKGGPGMQEMLYPTTYLKSMGLDKKCALITDGRFSGGTSGISIGHISPEAANKGLIALVYDNDIININIIDRSLKLKISSDEIRKRKEKEENRGIFAYTPKKRLRKISDSLKIYSMFATSADKGAVRNIHKINF, from the coding sequence ATGCCTAAATATCGTTCTTTTACAACAATAAATGGAAAAAATATGGCTGGAGCACGAGCATTATGGCGTGCAACAGGTGTTAAAGATGCAGATTTTGGAAAACCAATTATAGCCGTTGTTAACTCTTTTACAGAATTTGTACCAGGTCATATTCATTTACGTGAGTTAGGTCAATTAGTTTCTAAAGAAATTGAAAAATCAGGAGGAATTGCAAAAGAATTTAACACTATTGCAATAGATGATGGAATAGCTATGGGACATTCTGGAATGTTATATTCTTTACCTTCTCGAGAGTTAATTGCTGATTCTATTGAATATATGATTCAAGCACATTGTGTTGATGCTATGGTTTGTATTTCTAATTGCGATAAAATTACACCTGGCATGTTATTAGCTGCTTTGCGATTAAATATTCCATCTGTATTTGTTTCCGGTGGACCTATGGAATCAGGAAAAATATTAGTTAATGAAAAAATTATTAAAATTGATTTAGTTGATGCTATGATGCATGGAGCTAATAAAAATACTTCTAATAAAAAATTATTAAACATTGAAAAATCAGCATGTCCAACTTGTGGATCATGTTCAGGAATGTTTACAGCTAATTCTATGAATTGTTTAACTGAAGTGTTAGGTCTTTCTTTTCCTGGAAATGGATCATTACTAGCTACTCATATTGATAGAAAAAATCTTTTTTTAAAAGCTGGAAAAATAATTGTTAGGAATACTAAAAATTATTATGAGAATAATGATTCTTCTTTATTACCTAGAAGTATTGTTACTAAAGAAAATTTAAAAAATGCTATTATTTTAGATATTTCTATGGGTGGATCTTCTAATACTGTTCTTCATTTATTAGCTATGGCTTATGAAGCAAATATTAATTTTAAAATGATTGATATTGATCTTTTATCTAGAAAAGTTCCTCATTTATGCAAAATTTCTCCTAGTAGTTCAAAATATTATATGGAAGATTTTCATCGTGCTGGCGGTGTTTTTGGAATTTTATCTGAATTAAATAAAATTAATCTATTAAATACTTCAATATTAAACATATTACGTATGTCGTTAGAAAAAACAATAAATAAATTTGATATTTTAAAAACAAAAGATAAAAAAATTATTTCTTTTTATTCATCTGGACCAGGTAATAAAAAAACAATTTATCCATTTTCACAATCGTTTCGATGGAAAAAATTAGATAAAGATCGAATAAGTGGTTGTATTCGCTCAAAAAAATATGCTTATAGCAAAGATGGTGGTTTAGCTGTATTAACAGGTAATTTAGCAAAAAATGGTAGTATAATAAAAACAGCTGCAATAACAAATCAAAGTAGTAAGATATTTTCAGGACCAGCTAAAGTATATGAAAGTCAAGAAGACGCAGTATATGCTATTTTAAATAATTATATTAAATCCGGTGATATAATTGTTATTCGTTATGAAGGACCAAAAGGAGGTCCGGGAATGCAAGAAATGTTGTATCCTACAACATACTTAAAATCAATGGGATTAGATAAAAAATGTGCATTAATTACTGATGGTCGATTTTCAGGAGGAACATCTGGGATTTCTATTGGACATATTTCTCCTGAAGCAGCTAATAAAGGATTAATTGCTTTAGTATATGATAATGACATTATTAATATAAATATAATTGATAGAAGTTTAAAATTAAAAATTTCTTCTGATGAAATTAGAAAAAGAAAAGAAAAAGAAGAAAATAGAGGTATATTTGCTTATACTCCAAAAAAACGTTTAAGAAAAATTTCTGATTCTTTAAAAATTTATAGTATGTTCGCAACTAGTGCAGATAAGGGTGCAGTAAGAAATATACATAAAATAAATTTTTAA
- a CDS encoding IscS subfamily cysteine desulfurase codes for MKFPIYLDYAATTPMDSKVKKKMNQYYLINDIFGNSASRSHQFGWEAEEAVDISRNEIAKLINADSREIIFTSGATESNNLAIKGIYEFHKKKNTHIITSTIEHKSVLDCYRYLEYKGCNVTYLSPNKYGIIKIKQIKKNINKNTLLISIMHVNNEIGSIQNIKKIGKFCRKKRIFFHVDATQSIGKIKINMQKLKIDLLSFSAHKIYGPKGIGALYISKKPRIRLSPQIHGGGQERGFRSGTLPVHQIVGFGEACRILRKNMHHDIKHMKNLQKILWNGLKNIEEIYLNSNFNYCVYNIINISFNYIEGESLLMALKNLAVSSGSACTSQSLEPSYVLKSIGVKDELAHSSIRFSLGRFTTYQEIEYAIIEIKKAVLKLRKLSPLWEMFKAGINIDSINWN; via the coding sequence ATGAAATTTCCTATTTATTTAGATTATGCAGCTACAACACCTATGGATTCTAAAGTAAAAAAAAAAATGAATCAATATTATTTAATTAATGATATTTTTGGAAATTCAGCATCTAGATCTCATCAATTTGGCTGGGAAGCAGAAGAAGCAGTAGATATTTCTAGAAATGAAATTGCTAAGTTAATTAATGCAGATTCTAGAGAAATTATTTTTACTTCAGGAGCTACTGAATCTAACAATTTAGCTATTAAAGGAATTTATGAATTTCATAAAAAAAAAAACACACATATTATCACTAGTACTATAGAACATAAATCAGTACTAGATTGTTACCGATATTTAGAATATAAAGGATGTAATGTAACATATTTATCACCTAATAAATATGGAATTATTAAAATTAAACAAATAAAAAAAAACATTAATAAAAATACACTTTTAATTTCAATTATGCATGTTAATAATGAAATCGGATCTATTCAAAATATTAAAAAAATAGGAAAATTTTGTAGAAAAAAAAGAATTTTTTTTCATGTAGACGCTACTCAAAGTATTGGAAAAATCAAAATTAATATGCAAAAACTAAAAATTGATTTATTATCTTTTTCTGCTCATAAAATATATGGACCTAAAGGAATTGGAGCTTTATACATTAGTAAAAAACCTCGTATTAGATTATCACCTCAAATCCATGGAGGAGGACAAGAAAGAGGATTTCGTTCAGGAACTTTACCAGTACATCAAATTGTTGGATTTGGTGAAGCATGTAGAATTTTAAGAAAAAATATGCATCATGATATAAAACATATGAAAAATTTACAAAAAATATTATGGAATGGACTAAAAAATATTGAAGAAATATATTTAAATAGTAATTTTAATTATTGTGTTTATAATATTATTAATATAAGTTTTAATTATATAGAAGGTGAATCATTACTAATGGCTTTAAAAAACTTAGCTGTTTCTTCAGGTTCAGCATGTACTTCACAAAGTTTAGAACCATCTTATGTATTAAAATCTATAGGAGTAAAAGATGAATTAGCTCATAGCTCAATTAGATTTTCTTTAGGAAGATTTACAACTTATCAAGAAATTGAATATGCTATAATAGAAATAAAAAAAGCAGTATTAAAATTAAGAAAATTATCTCCACTTTGGGAAATGTTTAAAGCAGGTATTAATATTGATTCTATTAATTGGAATTAA
- the iscU gene encoding Fe-S cluster assembly scaffold IscU has protein sequence MSYSKKVIDHYENPRNVGSFPEKENNIGTSLVGAPACGDVMKLQIKVDHKERIKDACFKTYGCGSAIASSSLMTEWVKGKTLNQAKKIKNTDIAKELELPPVKIHCSILAEDAIKAAIKNYYQKNKKTKKKK, from the coding sequence ATGTCATATAGTAAAAAAGTAATTGATCATTATGAAAATCCAAGAAATGTAGGATCTTTTCCTGAAAAAGAAAATAATATTGGAACTAGTTTAGTAGGAGCTCCAGCATGCGGTGATGTTATGAAATTACAAATAAAAGTAGATCATAAAGAAAGAATAAAAGATGCGTGTTTTAAAACTTATGGATGTGGTTCTGCTATTGCATCTAGTTCATTAATGACAGAATGGGTAAAAGGAAAAACATTAAATCAAGCAAAAAAAATAAAAAATACTGATATTGCTAAAGAATTAGAATTACCACCTGTAAAAATTCATTGTTCTATCTTAGCAGAAGATGCCATTAAAGCAGCAATAAAAAATTATTATCAAAAAAATAAAAAAACAAAAAAAAAAAAATAA